A window of Apium graveolens cultivar Ventura chromosome 8, ASM990537v1, whole genome shotgun sequence contains these coding sequences:
- the LOC141679009 gene encoding bifunctional protein FolD 1, mitochondrial-like → MIPRLCRFSLRLRTHPPLHFLHSSPFSNLSNGKTCAIIDGKSIARDIKSRLADEINRMRNGIGKCPGLGIVLVGRREDSQTFIRLKLRACQEVGIASFVKQLPDDCSQDEVYDVVSKLNEDPDVHGVIVQLPLPQHLNEDQIVEFVSPEKDVDGLHPLNIGMLAMGRDPLFIPCAPKACIELLLRQGTEIASSRIVVLGKSKISGLPISLLLQSHLATVSTLHACSDNPEIVTRQADIIVSDVGIPDMVRGHWLKPEAVVIDMGAKQVKDPSRQCGFRITGDVCYEEAIEVVSAITPVPGGVGPVTISMLLSNTLESAKRAFKFT, encoded by the exons ATGATTCCTCGGCTCTGCCGATTTTCTCTTCGTTTGCGAACACATCCCCCTCTTCACTTTCTCCACTCTTCCCCATTTTCAA ACCTATCTAATGGAAAAACCTGTGCTATTATTGATGGAAAATCGATTGCGAGAGATATAAAATCTAGATTAGCTGATGAAATCAATAGAATGAGGAATGGTATTGGGAAATGCCCTGGATTGGGTATTGTTTTGGTGGGTCGAAGGGAGGATTCGCAGACTTTTATTCGTCTTAAATTACGGGCTTGTCAGGAAGTTGGTATTGCTTCTTTTGTCAAACAATTGCCCGATGATTGTTCGCAAGATGAAGTTTATGATGTTGTTTCCAAGCTTAATGAGGATCCCGATGTGCACGGTGTTATTGTGCAGCTTCCGCTTCCTCAA CATTTAAATGAAGACCAGATTGTAGAATTTGTGAGTCCAGAAAAAGATGTTGATGGACTGCATCCACTTAACATAGGAATGCTTGCTATGGGAAGAGATCCTCTTTTTATCCCTTGTGCTCCCAAAGCTTGCATCGAGTTATTACTCAGACAGGGTACTGAAATTGCTAGTTCTAGAATTGTAGTATTAGGGAAAAGCAAGATCTCAGGGTTGCCGATTTCCTTATTATTGCAA AGTCACCTCGCAACTGTTAGCACATTGCATGCATGTAGTGATAACCCGGAGATTGTAACTCGCCAGGCTGACATTATAGTATCAGATGTAGGAATTCCTGATATGGTTCGAGGTCATTGGCTGAAACCTGAAGCAGTTGTCATTGACATGGGGGCCAAGCAAGTCAAA GACCCCAGTAGACAATGTGGTTTTCGTATAACAGGGGACGTTTGTTATGAAGAAGCTATTGAAGTAGTCTCAGCCATTACTCCTGTGCCTGGAGGAGTGGGACCTGTTACAATCTCGATGCTGCTCTCAAACACTCTCGAGTCTGCTAAGCGTGCTTTCAAGTTCACTTGA